Genomic DNA from Treponema pectinovorum:
CAGCTTCTACAGCCATGTTGCAAAGGGTCATTCTTTCTTCCATATCCATCCTATCTACGATAGGTCCTGTAAATTCTACAACGCAGTTTGTCGCTCCGTTTACACCGATTTTTCCTATAAGGTGAAGAATTACATCTTTTGCGTAAACACCATCTTTTAACTTTCCATTCAGGACAAATTTTATAGTTCTAGGCTCTCTAAATGAACAAACACCCTTTAATATTCCAACTTCCAAATCTGTTGTTCCAACGCCTGCCGCAAAAGCTCCAAATGCTCCGTGAGTGCAGGTGTGGCTGTCGCCCATTATTACAGTAAAACCTGGACGAACAAAGCCTTTTTCTGGAAAAATTGCGTGGCAAACTCCATTTGAGCCTATGTCAAAAAAATCTTTTACGTTATTGCGTCTTGCCCAATCACGCAGGATTTTTCCTTGTGCTGCTGTTTTGCTGTCTTTTGCTGGAGTTACATGGTCTATAACCGCTTTTATTTTTGTTGAATCAAAAACCTTGTCTGTTCCTCGCGCTACTAAATCATTTATAGCGACTGGTGTTGTTATTTCGTGACAGAATACTCTATCGAGTTTTAAGACATAAGTTCCTTCAAACGGACTTTCAACTAAGTGCGAATCAAAAATTTTCTGGGCGATTGTTTTTCCCATTTTTAATACCTCTTAAGAAATTTAGTATTTTTAAATATCTTAGCACCTTAGTTTTTTTAAGACAAGGTAAGACGATGAGAAAACAAAAGTTTAATTGACAACATTTATCGGCTTTCCAGATATGAACGCTTCTAAATTTTCAAGAGCGATATTAAAAAGACGCTGTCGTGCTTCTCTCGGTGCCCAAGCGATATGTGGAGTTAAAACACAGTTTTTTGCCTTAAAAAGAGGACAGTCCTTTGTCATAGGCTCTTTTAGAAGAACATCGGAAGCGTAACCTGCAATTTTTTGTTCATCGAGTGCTTTTTTTATGTCGCTTTCGTTTACAAGTCCGCCACGAGCGGTGTTTATGATGAATGCAGTTTTTTTCATAAGCGAAAGCGTTTTTTCGTTTACAATTTCTTTTGTCTCAGCTGTCATTGGAGCATGCAAAGTTAAAAAATCGCTCTGAGCAAAGAGTTCGTCTACACTAACGGATTTTTCGTTGCCTGTAAAAGATTTTTTTGAATGTACGTTTATTAAAACATTCATATCAAAGGCGTGGGCTATCTTTGCAACTTTTTGTCCTATTGAACCAAAACCGAAAATTCCCAAAGTCTTGCCTTTAAGTTCTGTAAGCGGAGAAAGCCAGTAGCAAAAATCCTTGCTGTTTATCCAATCACCGTTTTGTACTGAAATTGAATGTTGCTCTACTTGATTTGTAAAATTCAGGATAAGTGAAAATACGTGTTGAGCTACGCTGTCAGTTGAATATGAAGGAATATTTGTAACGATTATTCCTCGTTTTTTTGCAGCTTCAAGGTCAACAACATTATAACCTGTTGCAAGAACACCGATATATTTTAATTTAGGACAATCTTTTAGGATTTCTTCTGTGATTGCAACTTTGTTCAAAAAAATCGCATCTGAATCTGCAATGCGCTCTACTGTAAGTTCTGGCGGGGTTCTGTCGTAAATGGTCAATTCTGCAAATTTTTTAAACGGTTCCCAGCTTAAATCGCCTGGATTTGCAGCAAAACCGTCAAGTATAGTCAGTTTTATCATAGCCTTAATTTAATACTTCTATGCCTAGAGAAGAAATTGCGGAATTGATAGCAGCTTCATCTGCTCCTTCAAAATCAACGAGAACCTGTGCTTTATCGAAATTTGCGACACAGTTGTTTACTCCTGCAACCGCTTTTACGGCATTTTCAACCTTTGCGCAAGTTTCGGCATCCAGCATTCCAACAACGTATATTTTTTTTTGCATAGGGAAATATCTCCTGCAATTTTTTAAAATTGCGAAAGTTTTATTTGTAAAATCTAGGCAAATTATAGCAGTTATTGGCGTTTATTGAAATAACTTTTTGCTAAGGTTTTCAATTTTCAGACATTTATGACAATTTTTTACTGTCTGAATTTTTTTTGTATAGAGTTTTGCCAAGTTGTCCACACGCTCCGCCGATTTCTCTTCCTCGTCGTGTTCTTAGGGTCACGTTTAATCCTGCTTTTTCAAGCCATTCTACAAAGCGTCGGCATTCGTTATTGGAAGGTTCTTTGAATGGCAATCCTTCTACAGGATTCCACGGAATTAGATTTACGTTTACATCGATTCCTCTTGCAAAATTTATCATATTTTTTGCAGACTGCTCGCTTGTATTTGTGTTTCCCAGCAAGGCTGCTTCGAGAGTTACTCTCCTTCCTGTTTTTTTTGCGTAATAATCAATCGCATTTCTTAATTCTGCAAGCGGATTCGTCTTTGCTATTGGCATGAGATTTTCTCTCAATTTTTCATCTGCTGTTGTTAAGGAAACTGCGAGCCTGATAAGAGGCCCATTGTCTGCCAAATCGTATATTCCTTTTATAACACCAGAGGTTGAAAGCGTTATGCGTCTTTCTGAAAGATTTCTTCCACGCTTTTCTGTTAAAATCGCAATCGCTTTTCTAACGTTTTCTAGGTTCATCATGGGTTCTCCCATCCCCATAAAAACAATGTTGTCTAAAGGACCTGAATGTTTTTCCAACAAAAAAAACTGCTCGACAATTTCTTCTGGTCTTAAGCTTCTTGCAATTCCCAATTTTCCAGTTTGACAAAAGGCGCAGTTCATTGCGCACCCCACTTGGCAGCTTACGCAGGCGGTTTTTCGGTTTTCTCTATCTTTTAAAAGAACTGTTTCAACCGC
This window encodes:
- a CDS encoding D-2-hydroxyacid dehydrogenase, whose translation is MKAMIKLTILDGFAANPGDLSWEPFKKFAELTIYDRTPPELTVERIADSDAIFLNKVAITEEILKDCPKLKYIGVLATGYNVVDLEAAKKRGIIVTNIPSYSTDSVAQHVFSLILNFTNQVEQHSISVQNGDWINSKDFCYWLSPLTELKGKTLGIFGFGSIGQKVAKIAHAFDMNVLINVHSKKSFTGNEKSVSVDELFAQSDFLTLHAPMTAETKEIVNEKTLSLMKKTAFIINTARGGLVNESDIKKALDEQKIAGYASDVLLKEPMTKDCPLFKAKNCVLTPHIAWAPREARQRLFNIALENLEAFISGKPINVVN
- a CDS encoding 3-isopropylmalate dehydratase large subunit, which encodes MGKTIAQKIFDSHLVESPFEGTYVLKLDRVFCHEITTPVAINDLVARGTDKVFDSTKIKAVIDHVTPAKDSKTAAQGKILRDWARRNNVKDFFDIGSNGVCHAIFPEKGFVRPGFTVIMGDSHTCTHGAFGAFAAGVGTTDLEVGILKGVCSFREPRTIKFVLNGKLKDGVYAKDVILHLIGKIGVNGATNCVVEFTGPIVDRMDMEERMTLCNMAVEAGGTSGICFPDEKTVDYLWNFIKDEYETKDAAVEAYKKWRDDDDCEYEKVITEDLSNLEPVCTINYKPDEIRTISEMKGTKVDQIYIGSCTNGRISDLRIAAKVLKGHKLADGVRGIVSPATPKIYKMALEEGIIDIFMQAGFCVTNPTCGACLGMSNGVLAEGEVCASTTNRNFNGRMGKGGMVHLMSPASAAATAIAGTITNSELYKG
- a CDS encoding cation transporter, with the translated sequence MQKKIYVVGMLDAETCAKVENAVKAVAGVNNCVANFDKAQVLVDFEGADEAAINSAISSLGIEVLN
- the rlmN gene encoding 23S rRNA (adenine(2503)-C(2))-methyltransferase RlmN; this translates as MCKKISITGLLPEEISSQLDIKPSFRGVQIFEWLSKGIDSFDEMTNLGQALRQQLSEKAQLRCCKVSKILEDSDGTVKLQITLDDSLAVETVLLKDRENRKTACVSCQVGCAMNCAFCQTGKLGIARSLRPEEIVEQFFLLEKHSGPLDNIVFMGMGEPMMNLENVRKAIAILTEKRGRNLSERRITLSTSGVIKGIYDLADNGPLIRLAVSLTTADEKLRENLMPIAKTNPLAELRNAIDYYAKKTGRRVTLEAALLGNTNTSEQSAKNMINFARGIDVNVNLIPWNPVEGLPFKEPSNNECRRFVEWLEKAGLNVTLRTRRGREIGGACGQLGKTLYKKNSDSKKLS